One window of the Xiphophorus hellerii strain 12219 chromosome 15, Xiphophorus_hellerii-4.1, whole genome shotgun sequence genome contains the following:
- the naa30 gene encoding N-alpha-acetyltransferase 30: protein MATVPPGPSNALPSSPVEVAPFSGAGRAEPAVEAGEATYRVEDSVSAGTGKKSQPANEVKGSAKKKHKNMLARASPAALHLKMQAGEQQQLNGLVSPAEDPDDHQRAGGRPDNLKPSEDNCDSSCGSEAAAAMNRTEHCQHVGHNPFSKNGNHSPVTNSSVNGMPAFTRTEAAHAVEDQFDHTQPRREPGDSDGPGGEESPAEPQLQPPAVELARLDLSGSPGRAEGDSHGIRYVRYESELQMPWIMRLITKDLSEPYSIYTYRYFIHNWPQLCFLAMVEQECVGAIVCKLDMHKKMFRRGYIAMLAVDSKHRRKSIGTNLVKKAIYAMVEGDCDEVVLETEITNKSALKLYENLGFVRDKRLFRYYLNGVDALRLKLWLR from the exons ATGGCCACAGTGCCGCCTGGGCCTAGTAACGCACTGCCTTCATCCCCGGTTGAAGTTGCTCCGTTCTCCGGGGCAGGGAGAGCGGAGCCGGCGGTGGAAGCCGGAGAGGCGACCTACCGCGTGGAGGACAGCGTGTCCGCCGGTACGGGCAAGAAGTCGCAGCCGGCGAACGAGGTCAAAGGGTCGGCCAAGaagaagcataaaaacatgctaGCCCGGGCTAGCCCGGCGGCGCTCCACTTGAAAATGCAAGCcggagagcagcagcagctaaatgGCTTGGTCAGCCCCGCGGAGGACCCTGACGACCACCAGCGCGCAGGGGGCCGACCCGACAATCTCAAACCGTCCGAGGACAACTGTGACAGCAGCTGTGGCAGCGAGGCTGCGGCCGCCATGAACAGAACGGAGCACTGTCAGCACGTAGGCCACAACCCCTTCTCCAAAAACGGCAACCACTCTCCTGTGACTAACAGCAGCGTGAACGGGATGCCGGCTTTCACGAGAACCGAGGCGGCCCACGCAGTCGAGGACCAGTTTGACCACACGCAGCCCAGAAGAGAACCGGGTGACAGCGACGGGCCCGGTGGGGAGGAGAGTCCGGCCGAGCCGCAGCTGCAGCCGCCGGCCGTGGAGCTGGCCCGGCTGGACCTGAGCGGCTCTCCCGGTAGAGCAGAGGGAGACAGCCACGGCATCCGCTATGTCCGCTACGAGTCCGAGCTCCAGATGCCGTGGATCATGAGACTAATCACCAAGGACTTGTCTGAGCCTTATTCAATTTACACGTACAGGTACTTCATCCATAACTGGCCGCAGCTTTGCTTCCTG GCCATGGTGGAGCAGGAGTGCGTCGGGGCCATCGTTTGTAAGCTGGACATGCATAAGAAGATGTTTCGTCGCGGCTACATCGCCATGCTGGCCGTGGACTCAAAACACAGAAGGAAAAGTATTG GTACTAATTTGGTGAAAAAGGCCATCTATGCCATGGTGGAGGGGGACTGTGACGAG GTCGTCCTGGAGACGGAAATCACCAATAAGTCGGCCCTGAAGCTGTACGAGAACTTGGGTTTTGTCAGAGACAAGCGGCTGTTCAGATACTACCTGAACGGGGTGGACGCGCTGCGGCTCAAACTGTGGCTCCGCTAG
- the LOC116734141 gene encoding LOW QUALITY PROTEIN: trifunctional purine biosynthetic protein adenosine-3-like (The sequence of the model RefSeq protein was modified relative to this genomic sequence to represent the inferred CDS: inserted 1 base in 1 codon): MVDDLTAAGILCFGPSAAAARLESSKSFAKAFMERHGVPTARYGSFSDPQDACSFIRGADFPALVVKAGGLAAGKGVIVAGDRDEACRAVVEIVKDGAFGSAGTTVVIEELLEGQEVSCLCFSDGTWVSPMPPAQDHKRLQDRDAGPLTGGMGAYCPTPQVSEELLQQIRESILQKTVDGMRREGTPYKGVLYAGLMLTNRGPKVLEFNCRFGDPECQVLLPLLQSDLYDVIMNTVSGNLASNVPVWQQGSSAVAVVMASAGYPGSYVKGVEITGLTRLQEAGLQAFHASTALKDDRVVSSGGRVLAVTAVRSSLEVALQVANRGVAAVGFPGAVYRRDIGHRAIAHQNQNRRLTYKDSGVDIAAGNQLVDIIKPLARSTTRPGCDAELGGFAGLFDLKAAGFVDPILVSGTDGVGTKLKIAQACGRHGSLGQDLVAMXLAHGAKPLFFLDYFSCGSLDVEVAASIVGGVAKACEAAGCALLGKNRPDAASLSTTRTS, from the exons ATGGTGGACGATCTGACGGCGGCgggcattttgtgttttggaccGTCGGCTGCGGCGGCTCGGTTGGAGTCCAGTAAGAGTTTCGCAAAGGCGTTCATGGAGCGTCACGGCGTTCCCACGGCTCGCTACGGCTCCTTCAGCGACCCGCAGGACGCCTGCAGCTTCATCCGCGG CGCCGACTTTCCGGCTCTGGTGGTGAAGGCCGGTGGGCTGGCGGCGGGAAAGGGAGTCATCGTCGCCGGGGATCGGGACGAAGCCTGCCGGGCCGTCGTGGAGATCGTGAAG GACGGAGCCTTTGGGTCAGCAGGAACAACGGTTGTTATTGAGGAGCTTTTGGAGGGACAGGAAGTGTCT tgtctgtgctTCAGCGACGGTACCTGGGTCTCTCCGATGCCACCGGCTCAGGACCACAAGCGACTCCAGGACAGAGACGCGGGGCCCCTCACGGGCGGGATGGGGGCCTACTGCCCCACCCCACAG GTGAGcgaggagctgctgcagcagatcaGAGAGTCGATCCTGCAGAAGACTGTGGATGGGATGAGGCGGGAAGGAACTCCTTATAAGG GCGTTCTGTACGCGGGCCTCATGCTGACCAATCGGGGGCCTAAAGTTCTGGAGTTCAACTGTCGCTTTGGCGACCCAGAATGCCAGGttctgcttcctctgctgcAGAGCGACCTCTATGACGTCATCATGAACACCGTCAGCGGGAACCTGGCCTCCAACGTCCCCGTGTGGCAGCAGGGCAGCTCTGCTGTTGCCGTGGTGATGGCCAGCGCAGGATACCCGGGTTCCTACGTGAAAGGGGTCGAGATCACAG GTCTGACCCGGCTGCAGGAGGCCGGGCTCCAGGCGTTCCACGCCAGCACCGCCCTGAAGGACGACCGGGTGGTGTCGAGTGGCGGCAGAGTGCTGGCCGTGACGGCGGTGAGGTCGAGCCTGGAGGTCGCCCTGCAGGTGGCCAATCGGGGCGTGGCTGCTGTTGGATTCCCGGGCGCCGTGTACCGGCGAGACATCGGCCACCGGGCCATCgctcaccagaaccagaaccg GCGTCTGACCTACAAGGACAGCGGAGTGGACATCGCTGCTGGGAACCAGCTGGTGGACATCATCAAGCCTCTGGCTAGATCCACGACCCGACCCG GCTGCGATGCAGAGCTGGGAGGTTTTGCTGGACTGTTTGACCTGAAGGCGGCCGGGTTTGTTGACCCGATCCTGGTTTCTGGGACAGACGGTGTTGGAACTAAGCTGAAG ATCGCCCAGGCCTGTGGCCGTCATGGCAGTCTGGGTCAGGACTTGGTTGCCA TTTTGGCTCACGGCGCCAAGCCGCTCTTCTTCCTGGACTACTTCTCTTGCGGCAGTCTGGATGTAGAAGTTGCCGCCTCCATCGTCGGCGGCGTCGCCAAGGCGTGTGAGGCGGCCGGCTGCGCCCTGCTGGGTAAAAACCGACCTGATGCAGCCAGTCTGTCAACCACACGGACTTCATGA
- the armh4 gene encoding armadillo-like helical domain-containing protein 4 isoform X2: MMPSILQALLLAEACLYVCGAPTYVPGFSRTQDSSCEERCATDRVARTTESAPLEKERVTSFMLDVGAGGGTGPHGGPEGIGPVTQARNGISAGGRFGLSEAGRKETESEPEGGDVDLVKEDKPVGPTDGRQQVDTDMNTHTRTSGSFWASIAPQTDSSYSQKSKQGGTDATKSSAFDSGQDGYSEATLQSSPNIPLWSPKPVSLSPVPPLVLVTPRTSTQPSAWGHDRPTKSSPSFLLLPEIGPLNMMPRDDGLESLWTEATRPAGDTAVPLPQDEATEATMSSEALPLIFEPFEDATEEGPAGAAAVVSQAPVGSPGAMATRLPPTSEADPDQLVNSDQSDGPSREPPALLSEWTSPWQASGSELLEPVGAGTAASLRQVQTEQEEDHPGTGTVRTTNSEAGTSSHNTITTIASHQLLHKSRTGIEEMESEEELDEDEDHENSEESVEEDSEEDLTEAPETSSTQPPYSLIPPPPVWVQRNQGLMRSWAELIREKAGYVSGMLAPVGIGITGALLIVGALYSIRMLHRKRRNSFKHQRRKARQPEQPREPGTSCQDQAMLLADSSEDEF; encoded by the exons ATGATGCCCTCCATTCTCCAGGCGCTCCTCCTGGCAGAGGCCTGCCTCTACGTCTGCGGGGCCCCCACGTACGTCCCCGGCTTCAGCCGGACGCAGGACAGCTCCTGCGAAGAGCGCTGCGCGACAGACCGGGTGGCGCGCACCACAGAGTCCGCCCCCTTGGAGAAAGAGCGCGTTACCAGCTTCATGCTGGATGTAGGCGCAGGAGGAGGGACTGGCCCACATGGAGGGCCGGAGGGGATAGGTCCAGTGACGCAGGCGAGAAACGGGATCAGCGCTGGTGGAAGATTTGGGTTGAGCGAGGCTGGTCGAAAGGAGACCGAGAGCGAACCTGAGGGGGGAGATGTAGATCTTGTAAAGGAGGACAAGCCTGTGGGTCCAACAGATGGGAGACAACAGGTGGACACCGACATGAACACCCACACGCGGACTTCAGGTAGTTTCTGGGCCTCCATTGCGCCGCAGACGGACTCTTCCTACAGCCAAAAGAGCAAACAGGGGGGAACAGACGCGACCAAATCGTCCGCTTTTGATTCTGGACAGGATGGATACTCTGAAGCGACCTTGCAGTCTTCTCCAAACATTCCCCTCTGGTCCCCCAAACCGGTCTCCCTTAGTCCCGTCCCTCCGTTGGTGCTGGTCACTCCTCGGACTTCCACACAGCCGTCAGCGTGGGGCCACGACAGACCAACGAAATCCTCGCCTTCATTTCTCCTTCTACCTGAAATCGGACCGCTGAACATGATGCCCAGAGACGATGGCCTGGAGAGCCTGTGGACCGAGGCGACGAGACCTGCAGGAG ACACGGCGGTCCCGCTCCCTCAGGACGAAGCCACAGAGGCCACCATGTCTTCAGAGGCCCTGCCTCTGATCTTCGAGCCATTCGAAGACGCCACAGAGGAGGGACCGGCCGGAGCAGCAGCGGTGGTCTCCCAGGCACCAGTCGGGTCTCCTGGCGCCATGGCAACCAGGCTGCCGCCCACGTCAGAGGCGGACCCGGACCAGCTGGTGAACTCTGACCAGAGCGATGGCCCCTCCAGAGAGCCGCCGGCTCTTCTATCCGAATGGACTTCACCTTGGCAGGCGTCTGGCTCGGAGCTGCTGGAGCCGGTCGGCGCCGGAACCGCTGCCTCACTGCGGCAGGTCCAGACTGAGCAGGAGGAAGACCATCCAGGGACAG GAACTGTGAGGACCACAAACTCTGAAGCAGGAACATCCAGCCATAACACAATAACAACCATTGCGAGCCATCAGCTCCTGCACAAATCCAGAACGGGAATAGAGGAGATGGAGTCTGAGG aggaGCTGGATGAAGATGAAGACCATGAGAACTCTGAGGAGTCGGTGGAAGAAGACAGTGAAGAAGACCTAACAGAAGCGCCAGAAACGTCCTCCACGCAGCCACCGTACAGCCTGATCCCTCCGCCGCCGGTCTGGGTCCAGCGCAACCAAGGGCTGA tgCGCAGCTGGGCAGAGCTGATCAGAGAAAAG GCCGGGTATGTGTCCGGGATGTTGGCCCCCGTGGGCATCGGCATCACCGGGGCCCTGTTGATCGTCGGCGCCCTCTACAGCATCCGAATGCTCCACCGCAAGAGAAGGAACAGCTTCAAACACCAGAGGAGGAAGGCCAGGCAGCCGGAG CAACCCCGGGAGCCTGGCACCAGCTGTCAGGATCAGGCCATGCTGCTGGCTGACAGCTCCGAGGATGAATTCTGA
- the armh4 gene encoding armadillo-like helical domain-containing protein 4 isoform X1 produces MMPSILQALLLAEACLYVCGAPTYVPGFSRTQDSSCEERCATDRVARTTESAPLEKERVTSFMLDVGAGGGTGPHGGPEGIGPVTQARNGISAGGRFGLSEAGRKETESEPEGGDVDLVKEDKPVGPTDGRQQVDTDMNTHTRTSGSFWASIAPQTDSSYSQKSKQGGTDATKSSAFDSGQDGYSEATLQSSPNIPLWSPKPVSLSPVPPLVLVTPRTSTQPSAWGHDRPTKSSPSFLLLPEIGPLNMMPRDDGLESLWTEATRPAGADTAVPLPQDEATEATMSSEALPLIFEPFEDATEEGPAGAAAVVSQAPVGSPGAMATRLPPTSEADPDQLVNSDQSDGPSREPPALLSEWTSPWQASGSELLEPVGAGTAASLRQVQTEQEEDHPGTGTVRTTNSEAGTSSHNTITTIASHQLLHKSRTGIEEMESEEELDEDEDHENSEESVEEDSEEDLTEAPETSSTQPPYSLIPPPPVWVQRNQGLMRSWAELIREKAGYVSGMLAPVGIGITGALLIVGALYSIRMLHRKRRNSFKHQRRKARQPEQPREPGTSCQDQAMLLADSSEDEF; encoded by the exons ATGATGCCCTCCATTCTCCAGGCGCTCCTCCTGGCAGAGGCCTGCCTCTACGTCTGCGGGGCCCCCACGTACGTCCCCGGCTTCAGCCGGACGCAGGACAGCTCCTGCGAAGAGCGCTGCGCGACAGACCGGGTGGCGCGCACCACAGAGTCCGCCCCCTTGGAGAAAGAGCGCGTTACCAGCTTCATGCTGGATGTAGGCGCAGGAGGAGGGACTGGCCCACATGGAGGGCCGGAGGGGATAGGTCCAGTGACGCAGGCGAGAAACGGGATCAGCGCTGGTGGAAGATTTGGGTTGAGCGAGGCTGGTCGAAAGGAGACCGAGAGCGAACCTGAGGGGGGAGATGTAGATCTTGTAAAGGAGGACAAGCCTGTGGGTCCAACAGATGGGAGACAACAGGTGGACACCGACATGAACACCCACACGCGGACTTCAGGTAGTTTCTGGGCCTCCATTGCGCCGCAGACGGACTCTTCCTACAGCCAAAAGAGCAAACAGGGGGGAACAGACGCGACCAAATCGTCCGCTTTTGATTCTGGACAGGATGGATACTCTGAAGCGACCTTGCAGTCTTCTCCAAACATTCCCCTCTGGTCCCCCAAACCGGTCTCCCTTAGTCCCGTCCCTCCGTTGGTGCTGGTCACTCCTCGGACTTCCACACAGCCGTCAGCGTGGGGCCACGACAGACCAACGAAATCCTCGCCTTCATTTCTCCTTCTACCTGAAATCGGACCGCTGAACATGATGCCCAGAGACGATGGCCTGGAGAGCCTGTGGACCGAGGCGACGAGACCTGCAGGAG CAGACACGGCGGTCCCGCTCCCTCAGGACGAAGCCACAGAGGCCACCATGTCTTCAGAGGCCCTGCCTCTGATCTTCGAGCCATTCGAAGACGCCACAGAGGAGGGACCGGCCGGAGCAGCAGCGGTGGTCTCCCAGGCACCAGTCGGGTCTCCTGGCGCCATGGCAACCAGGCTGCCGCCCACGTCAGAGGCGGACCCGGACCAGCTGGTGAACTCTGACCAGAGCGATGGCCCCTCCAGAGAGCCGCCGGCTCTTCTATCCGAATGGACTTCACCTTGGCAGGCGTCTGGCTCGGAGCTGCTGGAGCCGGTCGGCGCCGGAACCGCTGCCTCACTGCGGCAGGTCCAGACTGAGCAGGAGGAAGACCATCCAGGGACAG GAACTGTGAGGACCACAAACTCTGAAGCAGGAACATCCAGCCATAACACAATAACAACCATTGCGAGCCATCAGCTCCTGCACAAATCCAGAACGGGAATAGAGGAGATGGAGTCTGAGG aggaGCTGGATGAAGATGAAGACCATGAGAACTCTGAGGAGTCGGTGGAAGAAGACAGTGAAGAAGACCTAACAGAAGCGCCAGAAACGTCCTCCACGCAGCCACCGTACAGCCTGATCCCTCCGCCGCCGGTCTGGGTCCAGCGCAACCAAGGGCTGA tgCGCAGCTGGGCAGAGCTGATCAGAGAAAAG GCCGGGTATGTGTCCGGGATGTTGGCCCCCGTGGGCATCGGCATCACCGGGGCCCTGTTGATCGTCGGCGCCCTCTACAGCATCCGAATGCTCCACCGCAAGAGAAGGAACAGCTTCAAACACCAGAGGAGGAAGGCCAGGCAGCCGGAG CAACCCCGGGAGCCTGGCACCAGCTGTCAGGATCAGGCCATGCTGCTGGCTGACAGCTCCGAGGATGAATTCTGA
- the actr10 gene encoding actin-related protein 10, with translation MPIFDGLGSGGEKTAIVIDLGAAYTKCGFAGETGPRFIIPSEVQKPGQQQATKVVQYNINTEELYAILKEFIHILYFRHLLVNPRDRRVVIIESILCPSHFRETLTKVFFKQFEVPSVLFTPSHLMAVMTLGINSALVMDCGYTETLVLPIYECTPILPAWEALPLGGKAIHKELNGFLVEQCTVDTDTTTGQSVPAAIGTIPEETVEDIKARTCFVSDLQRGLKIQEAKFNLDGTAERPAPPPDVDYPLDGEKILHVQGSIRDSVMEILFEQDNEEKSVATLILDALVKCPIDTRKVLSENLVVIGGTAMLPGFLHRLLAEIRLLVEKPKYSNVLASKNFRIHSPPAKPNCTAWLGGAIFGALQDILGSRSVSRDYYNQTGRIPDWCCLSSPPPESFYEAGKTPPPLMKRAYSMEK, from the exons atgcCAATATTTGATGGGTTAGGAAGCGGAGGAGAGAAGACTGCCATTGTGATTGATTTAGGAGCAGCGTACACAAA ATGCGGCTTTGCAGGGGAAACGGGGCCCAGGTTCATAATTCCGAGCGAGGTCCAGAAACCGGGACAACAGCAG GCCACCAAAGTGGTCCAGTACAACATCAACACAGAAGAGCTTTATGCCATCCTCAAAGAGTTTATCCACATATTGTACTTCAG GCACCTATTGGTGAACCCTCGAGACCGAAGAGTGGTGATCATCGAGTCCATCCTCTGCCCATCCCACTTCAGGGAGACGCTCACCAAGGTCTTCTTCAAACAGTTTGAG gTGCCCTCTGTGCTGTTCACTCCAAGTCACCTTATGGCCGTCATGACTTTAGGCATCAACTCTGCTCTAGTGATGGACTGTGGGTACACAGAGACACTCGTGCTGCCT ATTTATGAGTGTACTCCAATCCTCCCGGCCTGGGAGGCTCTGCCTCTTGGAGGGAAAGCCATTCATAA AGAATTGAACGGATTTCTCGTGGAGCAGTGCACCGTGGACACAGACACCACCACTGGGCAGAGCGTACCGGCCGCCATCG GAACCATCCCAGAAGAAACAGTGGAGGACATAAAAG cCAGAACATGTTTTGTCAGCGATTTGCAGAGAGGCCTCAAGATCCAGGAGGCCAAATTTAACCTGGACGGTACGGCTGAG CGTCCAGCCCCTCCTCCGGATGTCGACTATCCTCTGGATGGAGAGAAAATCCTGCATGTTCAAGGATCTATTAG GGACTCGGTGATGGAGATCCTGTTTGAGCAGGACAACGAGGAGAAAAGTGTGGCGACTCTGATCCTCGACGCTCTGGTGAAG TGCCCCATTGACACGCGTAAAGTGCTCTCTGAGAACCTGGTGGTGATCGGAGGCACGGCCATGCTTCCCGGCTTCCTGCACCGCCTGCTGGCTGAGATACGCCTCCTGGTGGAGAAACCCAAGTACAGCAACGTGCTGGCTAGCAAGAACTTCCGCATCCACTCCCCACCGGCGAAGCCCAACTGCACCGCCTGGCTCGGAG GCGCCATCTTTGGGGCCCTTCAGGACATTCTGGGCAGCAGGTCGGTGTCCCGGGATTACTACAACCAGACTGGACGCATCCCGGACTGGTGCTGCTTGAGCTCCCCACCTCCTGAGTCTTTCTACGAGGCAGGGAAGACCCCTCCTCCTCTGATGAAGAGAGCGTACTCCATGGAGAAGTGA